The genomic region GGACGTGTGCACATTTATCACGATGCCAATGACTTCCCCACTCTCTTGGCGCCAGTGTGGGGCTTTTGCTCGCCAAACGATCCTGTGTGGCAGGCAACGATGGCCTTTGCGTTTTCGCCGGCGAATGAAGGCTTTGCCGATGGTCCGTTTGGCGGCTTGGGCTCGCGCCATACGCCGGGGGCGTGGCCGTTGGGTGATGCGCAAGAACTGTTGTTAGCACGCTTGATGGGTGATGCAGGGCGTATCAGGCGGGTGTTGGCGCGTGTGCAAGCCACTGCTTTTGCCGATGGGGGGCTACCGGAAGCGCGCGATCCTGCAACGGGGCAACCAACCTCACGTCACTGGTTCGCTTGGCCCAATGCCGCCCTCCTCTTTGCTCTGACACTCAACTTGACATAACAAACCACATTGCCATCGCAAAACAAAAACGGCGGCTTTGTAGCCGCCGTTTGCTTCTGCCCGTCCCCTTGTGGCTCAGCCGGGCACCAGCCCTTCACCGGTAAAGAGCGCGCGCGCTTCTTCCAGCGAGAGGTCAGGCGGGGGAAGAATGATGTCGCTGGGCAAAATTTCATCCGCACTCACAGGCTCCCCTTCGCGTTGCACCAGTTCGAGCATTGCCTGATACTTCTGCCGGAACGTTGCTTCATCGCTTGCTTGAATGGACGCCACCAGGTCGTTGTCCAGTTC from Ardenticatena maritima harbors:
- the pspAA gene encoding PspA-associated protein PspAA; this translates as MIVRISTVGQYRVSDETLARLNELDNDLVASIQASDEATFRQKYQAMLELVQREGEPVSADEILPSDIILPPPDLSLEEARALFTGEGLVPG